One window from the genome of Streptomyces sp. NBC_00287 encodes:
- the aceE gene encoding pyruvate dehydrogenase (acetyl-transferring), homodimeric type → MASGSDRNPIIIGGLPSQVPDFDPEETKEWLDSLDAAVDERGRERARYLMLRLIERAREKRVAVPEMRSTDYVNTIATKDEPFFPGNEEIERKILNATRWNAAVMVSRAQRPGIGVGGHIATFASSASLYDVGFNHFFRGKDEGDGGDQVFFQGHASPGIYARAFLLDRLSDQNLDAFRQEKSKAPYGLSSYPHPRLMPDFWEFPTVSMGLGPIGAIYQARMNRYMEARGIADTSKSQVWAFLGDGEMDEPESLGQLSIAAREGLDNLTFVVNCNLQRLDGPVRGNGKIIQELESIFRGAGWNVIKLVWDRTWDPLLAQDRDGVLVNKMNTTPDGQFQTYATETGAYIRDHFFGDDHRLRAMVEGMTDDQILHLGRGGHDHKKIFAAFSAAKAHKGQPTVILAKTIKGWTLGPNFEGRNATHQMKKLTVDDLKRFRDRLHLPISDKELESGAPPYYHPGRDTEEIQYMHDRRKALGGYVPTRVVRAKPLQLPEDKTYATVKKGSGQQSIATTMAFVRLLKDLMRDKEIGKRFVLIAPDEYRTFGMDSFFPSAKIYNPLGQQYEAVDRDLLLAYKEAPNGQMLHDGISEAGCTASLIAAGSAYATHGEPLIPVYVFYSMFGFQRTGDQLWQMADQLSRGFVLGATAGRTTLTGEGLQHADGHSQLLASTNPGCVAYDPAFAFEIAHIVQDGLRRMYGPTADGKPGEDVFYYLTVYNEPIQHPAEPENVDVEGILKGIHRFSAGTSGSIPAQIMASGVAVPWAVEAQKILAEEWNVKADIWSATSWNELRREAVACEEHNLLHPEEEQRVPYVTRKLSGAEGPFVAVSDWMRSVPDQIARWVPGTYQSLGADGFGFADTRGAARRFFHIDAQSIVVAVLTELAKEGKVDRSALKQAIDRYQLLDASAADPGAAGGDA, encoded by the coding sequence TCTTCCCCGGCAACGAGGAGATCGAGCGCAAGATCCTCAACGCGACGCGCTGGAACGCCGCGGTCATGGTGTCCAGGGCCCAGCGCCCCGGCATCGGTGTGGGCGGCCACATCGCCACCTTCGCCTCCTCCGCCTCCCTGTACGACGTGGGCTTCAACCACTTCTTCCGGGGCAAGGACGAGGGCGACGGCGGCGACCAGGTCTTCTTCCAGGGCCATGCCTCGCCGGGCATCTACGCCCGCGCCTTCCTGCTGGACCGGCTGAGCGACCAGAACCTGGACGCGTTCCGCCAGGAGAAGTCGAAGGCGCCGTACGGGCTGTCGTCGTATCCGCATCCGCGGCTGATGCCGGACTTCTGGGAGTTCCCGACCGTGTCGATGGGCCTCGGCCCGATCGGCGCGATCTACCAGGCGCGGATGAACCGCTACATGGAGGCGCGCGGGATCGCGGACACCTCCAAGTCGCAGGTGTGGGCGTTCCTCGGGGACGGCGAGATGGACGAGCCGGAGTCGCTCGGCCAGCTGTCCATCGCCGCGCGTGAGGGCCTGGACAATCTGACCTTCGTCGTCAACTGCAACCTGCAGCGGCTCGACGGCCCGGTGCGCGGCAACGGCAAGATCATCCAGGAGCTGGAGTCGATCTTCCGGGGCGCCGGCTGGAATGTGATCAAGCTGGTCTGGGACCGCACCTGGGACCCGCTGCTGGCCCAGGACCGGGACGGCGTGCTGGTCAACAAGATGAACACGACCCCGGACGGGCAGTTCCAGACGTACGCCACCGAGACCGGCGCGTACATCCGCGACCACTTCTTCGGCGACGACCACCGGCTGCGCGCGATGGTCGAGGGCATGACCGACGACCAGATCCTGCACCTGGGGCGCGGTGGTCACGACCACAAGAAGATCTTCGCGGCCTTCTCGGCGGCCAAGGCGCACAAGGGCCAGCCGACGGTGATCCTGGCCAAGACGATCAAGGGCTGGACGCTGGGTCCCAACTTCGAGGGCCGCAACGCCACGCACCAGATGAAGAAGCTGACGGTCGACGACCTCAAGCGCTTCCGTGACCGCCTGCACCTGCCGATCTCCGACAAGGAGCTGGAGTCCGGCGCACCGCCGTACTACCACCCCGGGCGGGACACCGAGGAGATCCAGTACATGCACGACCGCCGCAAGGCGCTCGGCGGGTACGTCCCGACCCGCGTCGTGCGCGCGAAGCCGTTGCAGCTGCCCGAGGACAAGACGTACGCGACCGTGAAGAAGGGGTCGGGCCAGCAGTCGATCGCGACGACCATGGCCTTTGTCCGTCTCCTCAAGGACCTCATGCGGGACAAGGAGATCGGCAAGCGGTTCGTGCTGATCGCGCCGGACGAGTACCGCACGTTCGGCATGGACTCCTTCTTCCCGAGTGCGAAGATCTACAACCCGCTGGGGCAGCAGTACGAGGCGGTGGACCGCGATCTGCTGCTGGCCTACAAGGAGGCGCCGAACGGGCAGATGCTGCACGACGGCATCTCGGAGGCCGGCTGCACGGCCTCGCTGATCGCGGCGGGTTCGGCATACGCCACGCACGGCGAGCCGCTGATTCCGGTCTACGTCTTCTACTCGATGTTCGGTTTCCAGCGGACCGGCGATCAGCTCTGGCAGATGGCGGACCAGCTCTCGCGCGGATTCGTCCTCGGCGCGACCGCGGGCCGCACGACTCTGACCGGTGAGGGTCTGCAGCACGCGGACGGTCACTCGCAGCTGCTGGCGTCGACGAACCCGGGCTGTGTGGCGTACGACCCGGCCTTCGCGTTCGAGATCGCGCACATCGTCCAGGACGGGCTGCGGCGGATGTACGGCCCGACGGCGGACGGCAAGCCGGGCGAGGACGTCTTCTACTACCTCACCGTCTACAACGAGCCGATCCAGCACCCGGCCGAGCCGGAGAACGTCGACGTCGAGGGCATCCTCAAGGGCATCCACCGCTTCAGCGCGGGCACTTCGGGCTCGATCCCGGCGCAGATCATGGCGTCCGGTGTCGCGGTGCCGTGGGCCGTCGAGGCGCAGAAGATCCTCGCCGAGGAGTGGAACGTGAAGGCCGACATCTGGTCGGCGACCTCCTGGAACGAACTGCGGCGCGAGGCCGTGGCCTGCGAGGAGCACAATCTGCTGCATCCCGAGGAGGAGCAGCGGGTGCCGTATGTGACGCGGAAGCTGTCCGGCGCGGAGGGGCCGTTCGTGGCCGTTTCCGACTGGATGCGGTCGGTGCCGGATCAGATCGCGCGGTGGGTGCCGGGGACGTATCAGTCGCTGGGCGCGGACGGCTTCGGCTTCGCGGACACCCGGGGTGCGGCCCGGCGCTTCTTCCATATCGACGCCCAGTCGATCGTGGTGGCTGTGCTGACGGAGCTGGCGAAGGAAGGGAAGGTGGACCGCTCGGCGCTGAAGCAGGCGATCGACCGGTACCAGTTGCTGGATGCCTCGGCGGCCGATCCGGGCGCCGCGGGCGGCGACGCGTAG